The Choristoneura fumiferana chromosome Z, NRCan_CFum_1, whole genome shotgun sequence DNA window GGtagaggaaaaaataaaaaaaaaactggttttaaCTCATTTATAACTTTTTCTTAAAAGTATCTATTAATTCCTATATGACTAGTATTTTCTAAGATCCATTTTCATTTACACCACTACCAACTGGGCAACTATTTGACTAgcgttaataatttaaataacattagTAAAATATTTGAGATTTTGGACGAGATAACTACAATTATATGTACATTATAATTTGAAAGTTtcctataaattaaaattatcataTTGATCATCATGCAACTGCATTGAGAGGTTCTAAAGGAGAACTAAACTGTTCCTAAAATATTATTGGTTGAGCTAAAACTATCTCATATAGGTATCTAAACCAACCCACATCTTGAGTAGGTATTGGTTTTACTCCTAGTATTCCCTCTTCCCTCTTATGCTcaatatatacaaatacaatagCTTTTTAGTCAGATTTCATAATCTAAGTCGCCAGCCAGTCACAGTATTTTGttgatttacttatttatcCTTTTTTTCATCTTTGAACAGATGTTGTTTAGCTAGTGAGTAAGCAATGCCTATGGTGAGCGCCGACACAACCGTACCCTGAGCGGCGACCCGCAGCTGCATCAGGAACACGCTAGTGCTCATTTTACCTCGCCTCTTGAATTGATAGGCTCCTACACCGCACACGCCGATCAAACCCAAAATACCTGTGGAAATCgtggaaatcattaaaatccataaaatttaaataataaatattttgaaataattacaaCAAAAACTAAACAACTAAGTAGATTATAACTTCAGTAAGGacctaaaaagtaaataatatggaacaaaacttttttttttgccgtttgtATAGGTTggcatataataataataatttatatttacctaTAATCATAAAAGGTGAATCTTTAGACTTTCTGGCCAACTTTTCCGCCTGAGATTCAtcattgtaattaaaaattggGCGCGAGTTTGCCatggaactgtaaataaaagATCAAACTAAGCATAATGCAACATCAACATAATGGGTATAATTTCCTTATTCTTATTAGAGACAGACTAGCTACATGGTAcagtaatattagtaagatcaGGAACGATAAACTAAATTACTCAcatgtataataaaattattaaaacggCAGCAGGCagaaaatttatataataattttgaattttcctCACATTGCGTCACTTCAAATCTGTCTTTGATCAACTTGACCAAGGTTGCCACTTTTCTTCAATTATGCCGCATTTCCATTCGCGTACGAGTCGCGAGACGACGAGGCACGATTCGAGAGTGTAATCACATTACATCATAATGATACTGCATTTACACGCTTGCCAAGCTTCGGTAAGCTCTCACAAGAACAAACGTGTAAACGGCCTGTTTGGATAGGCAAGCGACGACCTTGTACGGACGTACATATTTAGTGAGTTAGTGACCATCATGAGTGCTTGGAGTATAAGAAAGTAATATTATCCTTTCTCGAAGCTAATCAAACCGTCATTCAGCTGAAACAACTTCAAGATCCCTCTACCATGCTTGCCTGTCGGGAATACAGTAGGGCGCTTGCATGCTTGTAAATGGTATTCAAGTGCTTGTATATGCTTGGAGTTTGTAGACGCTTGGCATGGAGTGTATAATGCTATATTTACACACTTGCCAAACTTCGGCAAGCTCGCCCAAACCTATCCAACGGGCACAAAACACGCTTGTGCTTGTGAGAGGTTGCCGAAGCTtggcaagcgtgtaaatgtagcattaaatcacacaaaattataaaacagaggggctacttcgaaacacgaaaatctaagttcgtatcgcaccgttcctttcactcgcgtattaaatgacataagcgccagcgggacggcaacatacgaacgaatttcgagttttgcacttcgtatcgGGCCAGATCACAAAATTAAATCATCGTCCAagttttttgatatccgttaggtaagttctttaataaataatgttcaataaattatttcaggtACTCTTGCTACTGTATTAGCGCGATGTATTAGACGAGTTTGTTATCCTTCCCTCTTTGCCCCAACAATCTCTATGTCATGTCCGCTTCTTTGCTTTAGTGAAATATCTCGTAAAATAAAACCTGCTATTCAATGTCAGATTTTCATTCGCGTTTGATACAGTGCATCAATGgtgtgttaattattattaattttatacatttatgagatttttttatttgtatgtttagaTGTTTGCAGCTTTGTCACTTAATCACGTAATTACGGTTTaactgatttaaattaaatttagagtAAAGATATACAAAAATCTGGATTGAGACATTACGTTTTCTGTGACATAAGATAGGATATTGGATAGGATACCTACTTGATATCCCGATATGACGTTCCCGTAAgaaaatatatacaagaatatAGACTATATTATAGAGCGCTGTCCAAGAACGTCAAAGTATTTCGGCTTTCAAGAAAACTTCTtctcttagatgaatgattggtctcgcgcgctcgctcgactagatacgcGAACTAAAAAccaacgttcgtgaatgcggcaactcaatattgtagtgtgcgtaagaacggtgtaagacaatttgcaaggatgctagtgtgcgtgacgaattgtgttgccagctgctccactgttacccgaattattgggaaaataaattatactgtggtctattaagttactggttacaaaatgtatcttgggaaatacttagaaattaagaagtaattaggagtgaatgtattaatatgtttgtgtataggttaggcgtaggtaaaaaaatggtaggtatgatgtaggtatatcaatgatcaggcctcacttttaattaaaaaatatatatatttaaggacattcaatatttacaaattattactgaaaattcatggactgagtcaccaactaagaagttttgcgtacttaacacgttgcacctatagttaaacctaatataatttacaggttaattaaaactaaaataaaaataattgtttacaaaatatacatacataggtagatgcatacatacatacgcttgaaaaacataaccctccttcgggcagtcgggtaaaaagttaacatttcaggaaaatgggtagaaatacgaaaaaaaaattttttttctttcccgtaatacctaagtaaatcagctgatcgggcttttgactgggaagacgaaaaacatttttaattttaagacacattcacccttaattaaatagtgccgggtaacaatttatacaccttcagtgtatatatcacaaagataaacattaaataatatagaactaggttatgtatatataataattacgttagatacttaaataaaataagttattaaaatttatcatcatttaatgatgataacaataaaattcaatttattaaaatctcaaccacggggaatttgattcttgtgtacgcggcaacacagaatggcgtttagggttcatgttattttattttgtaatttcgaaattatacgatatttactgatggtatgtgatcccagtgtccttcttatttcttgtagtattatttttaaacagtttcactgcgaaaactggcattttacttcggtttatgaccaaaatttaacaaaaattcgggacatgcacgttacgcacagtttgcaacgcgactgagtcgcctcgggctcaggtacgccgatttcggcgtactatttgttgccgcatttgacaagtacgccggcggtatctagtcgagcgagcgcgcgagaccaatcattcatctaagcttCTTCTATATATAATTTTCatctgcaatcaatagatggcgttgtccgAGTGAACATGTGCAATTTGAAAGTTACCATTTTTATAGCTGATGCTTTGCCGATGCTTCTCgtgaaagtatttttaaagcgagcgaagccgctttttatgatttataattttaccCATAAAAATCATTGAAATTGCTGCTATTCACGTCGAAAATCTTATTCGAggcaacataaaaaaaaactcgaataTTTCTTGATAAATATCTAAGTACGAAATCAAAGGCTTGGGCCCAATCTGTAATAAAGTACAAGATAAGAGTAATTTATGAATTtgaatacaaaatcgctaataatataTGCTCATACTT harbors:
- the LOC141438819 gene encoding HIG1 domain family member 1C-like, whose protein sequence is MANSRPIFNYNDESQAEKLARKSKDSPFMIIGILGLIGVCGVGAYQFKRRGKMSTSVFLMQLRVAAQGTVVSALTIGIAYSLAKQHLFKDEKKDK